The following DNA comes from Centropristis striata isolate RG_2023a ecotype Rhode Island chromosome 3, C.striata_1.0, whole genome shotgun sequence.
CCTTTTTTTCATCTATAGGTGACATATTTTCAAAATTGGTGAATATAAGAATCACCTTAGGCCAACAAAAATCTAATACCATTGTTAATTATAATGCAAACAAATAACCTTTGTTCatttctctatatttttttgtcaaagcaacagggagccactggAGAGGGGCCAAAGAGCCACAatgccgcaggttgcctacccctgagCTTGGGCCTACATTTTCGCTTACTTTGGGGCTACGTTGTCGCTTGGATCTTGAGGAGTTGTAGCAATTATTTACCAACCAATAGCCTGAACTGTAAACACACTTCACTGCTATGTTCACAGCTAGAACTTACAGCTAACTCTGTCTCTGATCTGCAAATGCACTCACATAGTAAGCTGCTTGAAAAACACATTCGGATGCAGGTTTGACAAACATATAACAACATGTGTCAgccaacagacaaacaaatgcCTTCCACATTGTTTGGAGCAGCTCTGTATTGGATGCAGTTAAGCCAGATGCATAATTACACTAAAACCAACAGTCGCTGGAATATTCTACTGATGCTGCAGTTTGAATGTTAGTTTACTTGATTGTCAAAAGCtctgaatacattttctgtctgtcaaaagaacaaaaacacaaaactaaccGGCTCAATATGAGGGAATATTTTGATGTGTTCGAGGCTGAAGGTGAGCCAGGCTGAGGACGGCTGTCTCAGGATCAGTCTGACAGACACCACGTGGTCCGCCTCCACCTGCATCTacacacacaacaatacacattAACGTGAGTGAGTTTTAAGTATTTGGATTGGTTGTGGAATTAAATCAGAAAGTGAGTTTTTTAACAGTGGAATTCGTCTGATAAACAATTACTGTTCTGcattatcattttcattttgttgtgtcttgttCTTTCAGCCCCCATACAGAGAAACTGCAGTAACAGAATACACTGAACATACCTTAAGGCTAAATATAACAAACAACAATccataaacagtaaataaacatcGCTTACACCATTACGATTACTCTTTAAACTATGTCAGACTCGGAGCGCCATCTGAAGTAAACAAGAATTAAATCACCATTCAGCAGCTGGCTCTATTTGCATAGAGAAtcaacaataaatgaaaaacaactcaGTTTGTATTGTCTCCACATATCAACATTACAATGATTATTGAGCCTTTCTTACCGAGTTGGCTGGCTcgtctccagcagcagctgagaaataaaataaacgaCACTAAGCTCTGACAGGCTGTGTTAGTTTTATGCCCACTGGGATGTGTTGGTTTAAAGATCTAATGTGATCTTCAGCTGCAGGTGAGGAGAGTAGTGGGCTATCATGTTCTGTTCACCAGGAAATGAGAGTTTCACTAAACAGGAGTATAGAGTAGTATAAAGTAGGAGAGGCTGGCTTTTAGCTGTGGCTGAAcaaaactgaacaaaacaaCATCTTAACACTTCCAAAGGACACTTGTTTCCTATTACATCACATTTTCATGTGCCATATAAGTACAGTCAGTCCTTCTTTAGAAGACCGCTCACTAATCAGTGACTTTGAGATGCAGAACCTCAATTGCCCCCAAAGTCAGGCCAGATAGACTCCAGACTTGGATACTTCTGTAGATGCAGCACTGTACACGCTGTGTAGCCTACTTACTTGCATAGTATGTGGATGGATTTTGAGTTCATGAAACTGCTTACAAGACGGCATTCTAGTTCCTTAATAATCGGGAGAAGGCGGAGATCAACTCAtcacaaaacaatctagattgataaatagtaCTACAGGaaggaaaatatgtattttatagaTATGGGATGAATCACCCCTTAGTTACtgtgaatatttttaatatttagccAATACACAATTTTCACTAACTCTAACAAAAATGGTTACGAAAACATTTGCCAGGACCAAATATTGCTTGGAAAGTATATaagtatacaaaatatattttaatttgcatTATAATTTTCCCTCTTTTATTTGCTTTGCCTCTTTGCTTTGTTcattaatgtatttgttgtatatattcctgaacaaaaatacacattatcgTGCAAAGAATACAATAAACAGACTCCCTCAAATCTTAAATCTTAGACAAGAGGTGTtacatcagcacacacacacacacacatgctccagCCCACCTGTGTCCTGTGGATGGAGCAGTAGTCCTGGGAGCCCCCCTCGGTGTGGGGGTTGTCCATCAGTGGCAGGTCTCTCAGAGCAGTGCACCACTTAGCGGGGGCATCCTGCCCACCGCTCCTCCTCAGCAAACGCACAGTCACGTAGGCTGTGTAGTAGTTCTTAAAGGTGATCTCCTCAATCTAAAACACACAGTGGACATGGATTATAAAACTGTACAGATTGAGGGGCAGGAAAGGGCATACTGCTGCATTATGTAGATCCGTAGCGTAACCtattaataacatttttgagAATAAGTATAAtgatttgcttattttttttagctgttagTATAAAATGAAGTTCTTTGATGACCTCCTGGATGAAATGAAAGTATAGAACAGAGTTTTCCACTGTAATTGAGGCTAATAAAACCACTTTGGCGCCCAGTAGAAACATGCCTCCAGTCCATATTGGGTCTTAGCCTATTGTTCAAGAAACACTGAGTGTGCCAAATCACAGCATTAACATTTAAACCTAAAGACAAACGCTTGGCAGAGATAATTCCTTCACGCATAAACTTGCTTCGGGCCGACGCCTTTGAAGCTGGAAGCTTTGAGCTAATGAGGAGTCACTCTgcattaaaaattatttttaattaggactaaatggtaaaaaagtagGTCAAAGCCCAAAATGTTTGAAGTCTCTctgaagacagaaaacagctTTATactgaaacaaatgttttttatgtatgcgTGTGTTTTCTGCTTGCTTACTAGACCTCGCCGCTGGGAGCCAAcaaaacatgcatgttgaatAAAATTAAGGTGCAAGGAAAATGTTGCTGGGAGAGTTTAATTTTAACTGCATGCTGAGGGCCAAGAAAACCAAACTCTGAAGAGATTTTTCCATATTTCTTGAGTGTGGGCTGTGAATTCTTCTACAACagtccatttatttttacagaaacAGTAGAAAACAGTAGAAGACAGAAAAGCTGAATGAAAAGACTGAGTATGATGTTTGCCATGGTTTCGGCTGGTTGTGTGCATTAAATCAACAGCTCTCTGGGGTTAGTAGTGGCTTACATTGACAGGCTTTCCAAAGGGAAGAGCAACATCTACAACACAAACACCAGAATGTGCTGCATCTGTTTTCACGTCTCCGATCTGCAGGTAGACAGGAGGTTTGATGGTGCAGCTGACGGGCGTGATGTCATCGCTGCTCCTACTCATCTTCTGGAAACAAAATCAGAGTTATTTTACATTCCTTTttctatttctctttttttctgcacactgccatgtgtgtgtttgggagtTCTCATGCTTCCTGCAATTTGATTAGTAGCTTGCCTTTCAGACCAAAACAGGATTTGTATTCAACTCACACATCAAATGTGAGGTCTGCAGGtcacaaacaatgaaaattgtTGGACGTCCTGTGTTTAGCAGTCAAATTTGGgaaaattttacattttcatttcaggatttctttttttaatgagcgAGGAGAATGACAATTGATTTTAGGATATGTTTATTACAGTATTAGACACATATTTGAAGTCATCAAACACTATTTTCAATCCACATATCTTATCCACAAAAAAGTCTGTTTGCATTCATGTATAGTACTGTGCAccagttttaggcaggtgtgtaAAAATacgctgtaaaataagaatgctttcaaaaatggaAAAGTTAATTGTTTATTTCTATCAATGAACAAAATCCCAAGTgagagaacagaagaaaaatctcaaTCAAATCTATGTTTTGTGTGGCCACCCTTTGCCTTTAAACCAGAATCagtttttctttgcatttttttacacCTGTCTCAGGCTTTTGCACATTactgtatgttttgtattttctatGACAATAATGCAACATAGCTGcagtatattaaatatgaaCAGCTTGTGCTGTTTGCAAATTAAATATTTGCAAAATCAGACTGCACATTAGATTGTTTTTTACCTTATAAGCTCACTGCAGTCTGCTATTTTACTCTAATTTAACTCTTTTCAGTCAGAAGTAGTAAACCTCTTGTGTCTACCAGTCAAATTTTGGGAAATTTTTACATATtcatttctggatttttttaatgagggGGGAAGTGACTTAAGGCATGGATTCGGCTTCATTACAATATTAGAGAAACAATTCAAGTCATCAAACACTATTTCAAATCCACATATCTTCTccattaaaaagtctgtttgcattcatgtacagtactgtgcaaaagttttaggcaggtgtggaaaatatgctgtaaaataagaatgctttcaaaaatagaaatgttaatattttattttttatcaaataacaaaatgcaaagtgaatgACGAGACGGAAATCAAATCAATACTTCGTGTGGCCACCTTTttacttttcattcattcacattaaccgcttatccgcaatcgggtcgcggggggctggagccaatcccagctgtcattgggcgagaggcggggtacaccctggacaggtcgccagactatcgcagggctaacacatagaaacagacaatcacactctcattcacacctacggtcaatttagagtcaccaattaaacctaagtgcatgtttttggactgtgggaggaagccggagtacccggtagCCCTCCTTTTTACTTTTACCAGTGTTAATTCTTCTCAGGATTTTTTCACATTACTGTATTGTCTGCATTTTCTATGACATTAATGCAACACTGCTGCAGTAGATTAAATATGAACAGCTTGTACTGTTACTGCAAAAACAGACTGCACATCAGattgtttttaactttataagCTTATTGCAGTCTGCTATTTTGCTCTAAATGAACTCTTCTGGCTGTAAATGAATGAagatataaacagtttatatcCAGTCTGACTAACACTTATTGCACATCTGCTTGTCCTGGGAGGGGgatccctggccgatgtgagggtctaaggacagagggtgtcgtaccctgtacagtctgtaaagccctttgaggcaaatctgtgattttgggctatataaataaaactgacttgaATTGACTTGACAATATTTTGCTCTGTAGCTCTCTCAATTTCTATCTgttagcaaaaaataaaatcaaaatcaatttttggtGTGGTCACCCTTTACCTTCAAACAAGTAACAATTCTTCTTACACCTTTtgtacagtactgtatgttttgcATTTTCTATGACATAAATACAACATGGCTGCAGTAGATTAAATACGGACAGCTTGTACTGtttgtaggcctgtcacgataattactatatcgacttatcgttcgatatataaaaatggacacaatagtttttttctggactcaacatattgactttttgtgctttttgtgttgtacctaaagtaaagctgcaaatgtttgacaggtagTCCGAAttgcccccccaaaaaactatatttcccaagcagccattccagctgtttatatgttattttaataataaaataatataatatataatgattatctcattgcaatgttttgttaactgaacctgaaagtctattttatttgttttggttgtagtttatttattcatgttttatttatctaggatattttaatatatctTTTCCCCATTTTAATTCCAATTTTGAATATTCTcggaatttaaaaatgaattgctgtggaaaaggatgtactcaTTATGCTCCAATATAGTttgaaaactaaaacaacatcgatacaatGATACTACCGTTtattgtgatagtttctgggaaaatatatcgtcctaaaaatttgttattgtgacaggcatGACTGTTTGCAAATAaattatttgcaaaaaaacagactgcacatcagtttgtttttaactttataagCTCACTGCAGTCtgctattttactctaaatgaacTCTTCTGGCTTAAATTGTCAATATATACAGTTGTGCTTATAAGTTAACATACCCTGGCAGAATTAATGGTTACTATtccacttctgtttttttaagtggtatTTACTACGCAAATGCCACAAAGCATTCCACCTACAGTACACCAAACAGCACAGAGACGAGCCTCAAAACTTCTGGAACAAAGTCATTTGGAGTGATGAGACCAAAATTGACGTTTTTGGCCACAACCATAAACGTGACATTTGGAGATGAGTTAACAAGGCTTATGATGAAAGGTACACCATTCCTACTGTGAAACACAAAGGTAGAACACTGATGTTTTGGGGATATGTGAGCTAAAAAGGGACAGGAAACTCGGTTAAAATTGATGGCAGAATAAATACAGCATATTATCAGAAAATACTGGAGGACAATTTACACAAATCAGCCCGGAAGCTGTGCATGGGATGTACTTGGACGTTCCAAAATGACAGCAATCCAAAACACAAGGCCAAGTCAACCTGTCATTGGCTGCATCAGGATAAAGTGAAGGTTGTGGAGTGGCCATCTCAGCCTCCTGACCTCAATATCATGGAGCAACTCTGGGGAGATCTCAAATGCACAGTTCATGCAAGACAGCCCAATAATTTACAGAAACTGGAGTCTTTTTGCCAAGGAGAATGGGCAGCTTTACcatctgagaaaataaagagccTCATATAAAACTACCACAGAATACTTCCAAGCTATCATTGATGTTAAAAGGGACAATACACGGTAGTATGACCTGGGGTATGTAAACTTTTGATCAGGGTAATTTGGGTAGTTTCTGTTCTCATTATGATTTGAAAAGAGTAAACACAgttgtttaacaataaatggcTTCACACAACCACTAACCATAAGTGAAAGAAAAGTTTTTGTGTTATCGTTCATATTCGCTGAAAAAGGGAAACCATAAATTCTGCCAGGGTATGTAAGCTTATGAGCACAACTGTACATAGCATAAAGATATTTCAGTTTATATCCAGTCTGACAGTATTTTGCTCTGTAGCTCTGAGTTTCTCTGttagcaccatggacagcgacATGTCAGCAGTGTTGAACAGAAAGCAGGACACATGAAGTTAAACCGACCAGCATCTCTGACGGCTTATTTTTTAGATATtcatgttgtgatgttgtaaaTCAGCTGCGAAAGAAACTAAAACCGAAATTCCCTGAACGTTAGCACGGCAGCTAGCTGGCGATAGCACCGCAGCTAACGGGTGAGTCAGGCTTGTTCTTTTAATTTGGGTCGAAGGAGAAATATAAAGTGACGCTGTGTTGGTGCAGTACTCACCTTTGTTTGTCAGAGAGCAGTCTCAGTCAGTAAAAGTCGACtgtaaagagacagaaacaccGAAACGCTTGAAGTCGCATATGTTTGGTTTACATGCTAAAGGTGCTCGGCTACTGTCTGACTGTTACCAAGGCGACAGAGAGAGTCTTAAAGGGCCAGCAGCACTTTCAGTTTCTGACCCACACGAGGAATCCAACAGGCTTTATAATCAGTGTATTTAGCTTAAAACAACGGAGATGTACAAATACAGATGTACAAAATCAACACATCTGGAGATATGTGGCCCTCACTCAGGCCCGGCAGTAACCAATCTGGCGCCCTAGGCAAAATTTTAGGTGGCGCCCCTCTTGCATCGCCAGTGTAGCGTATATACTCACAAGAAACCGAAGAGCTTtgtctttgacctttttttttacttaaagaaaGCAAATTCACAATCAGAATAGTtaacagatacaaaattataaataaataaatacaaaaaattaaaaatgaatatatgaaatacaatcatttttacatacagtacattcataAATAGCCTACATAAAGTACAAGATCtaactaaacacacaaaaaacaaatacaaataaaacgtGTCAACAAGTtgcataaaacaaaatagaaattCCACATGAATAAGGCACtgcacaaaacaagatattaaaaaaaacagtaatgacTTTAACAACTATATTACAAAAAGAGATCCTACTGCTGAGGTGGAGGCAACGGGAGGACCACTTGATGCTGCTGCATCACTGGTGGGTTGTGTTGCTGAGGTGGAGGCAGCAGTAGATGTGGTAGATGGCCCAGAGGGGATTCAGAAACTTCAACAAGGCATCTAAAGAGAGGAGTATGTGACACCATTgagtattacagtctaataataaaaacatatgattccaggaataaaatgaaataaaatgaaataatatcatataatataaatgaaaaaacagaTATATGTATGATGTTGaatgatatgcaaatgagattagattcaatttattgtcatcatcacagtgaaatgctgaatatcaGAATGCAAAGTAGCAGTATAATATATCATACGAGAATGTTATGTTATGGTTATCTTTGACCGAATCACAGCAGTGCTGATATTCAAAACAGCATTCCCTCTCATGTGATATtgctttattaacattaatgatgTGCACTTTAACAACTAGGCTTacaactataatatataaagggGTGGAAAAGTGGGTAAACGTTAGCTAACCAGAAggcaataaaaatgcaaagaaatgtAAACACCTGCTTAAAAGATCTAATAATTACAAATGTCCCAGAGGAATGTAAGGCGGGAGTACTGTAATTacctacatttttattttccataacAACTTAGCCCCCTCCACTGATGTTAAAACAGTTAACGCTAGCTATTTATTGATTAGCAATTAGCGAATCATGTAGCTTAATGTTAAAAAGCCAGGTTACTATCACATTCTGTAACAGACGAATTGTTTCATGTAACgttacttctgtctttgtctcgtttctcctcctcttcttgtctttttttcttctctgggcACCGGACAGTTTGGGCCGTTTTCACATCTTGTGTTGATGTTTTCATATGGTGACGTCCAAAAACAATCATGGAGGGCACGTGCTCATCAGCATGTAGGGAAGGGAGGGGGCGCACCGCGCGAGGGGGGAGGGTGGGGCCAAGTTTGTAACATTacaaacatattatattatttctattaaataggatttgctttgcatttaaattaacgtaggattatttttgtattgagAAATAATAGTAGGCTACCAACTAGttataaaaaatagtgaaagttacacttttttttcctttcccatttGTGGCGCTGGTGTGGCGCCTCCCGGATGGACGGCGCCCTTAGCATTTGCCTATACGGCCTATGCCACGGGCCGGCTCTG
Coding sequences within:
- the nicn1 gene encoding nicolin-1, with the protein product MSRSSDDITPVSCTIKPPVYLQIGDVKTDAAHSGVCVVDVALPFGKPVNIEEITFKNYYTAYVTVRLLRRSGGQDAPAKWCTALRDLPLMDNPHTEGGSQDYCSIHRTQMQVEADHVVSVRLILRQPSSAWLTFSLEHIKIFPHIEPDPEKEVSDWLSDLTLGDQHPDLEGLPDPQTVSSSIQQMWALTEVMQTNQTTASIGRFDVDGCYDINLLSLT